From Gemmatimonadaceae bacterium, the proteins below share one genomic window:
- a CDS encoding SPFH domain-containing protein, whose protein sequence is MLLVFLLGGLAAGYLMVSGFQAQNAWLAFPNLLAIIVIAVMLGGLFIVHPNEAKALVLFGTYKGTVRKDGFWWANPFLTKQAVSLRVRNFETAKLKVNDNHANPIEIAAIVVWKVVDSAEALFEVDDFARYVEVQSESALRATAVHYAYDSHSDGELSLSQNTDEVSQALEAALVDRLKKAGVEVIEARISHLAYAQEIAAAMLQRQQASAIIAARQKIVEGAVGMVEMALHDLNAKSIVKLDDERKATMVSNLLVVLCSDHSTQPVINTGTLY, encoded by the coding sequence ATGTTGCTCGTCTTCCTGCTTGGCGGCCTCGCCGCCGGCTACCTGATGGTGAGCGGCTTCCAGGCGCAAAACGCTTGGCTGGCGTTCCCCAACCTGCTCGCCATCATCGTCATCGCCGTGATGCTTGGCGGCCTGTTCATCGTGCACCCAAACGAGGCCAAGGCCCTGGTGCTATTCGGCACCTACAAGGGCACGGTCCGCAAGGACGGCTTCTGGTGGGCGAATCCCTTCCTCACCAAGCAGGCGGTGTCGCTGCGGGTGCGGAACTTCGAGACGGCCAAGCTCAAGGTGAACGACAACCACGCCAACCCGATCGAGATCGCCGCGATCGTGGTGTGGAAGGTCGTGGACTCGGCCGAGGCGCTGTTCGAGGTCGATGACTTTGCCCGCTACGTCGAGGTGCAGTCGGAGTCCGCGTTGCGCGCCACGGCGGTGCACTACGCCTACGATTCGCACAGCGACGGCGAGCTCTCCCTCTCGCAGAACACCGACGAGGTCTCGCAGGCTCTCGAGGCGGCGCTGGTGGATCGGCTCAAGAAGGCCGGTGTCGAAGTGATCGAGGCGCGCATCAGCCACCTGGCCTACGCGCAGGAGATCGCCGCGGCGATGCTGCAGCGCCAGCAGGCGAGCGCGATCATCGCGGCCCGGCAGAAGATCGTCGAGGGCGCGGTGGGGATGGTGGAGATGGCGCTTCACGACCTGAACGCCAAGTCCATCGTGAAGCTCGACGACGAACGCAAGGCGACGATGGTGAGCAACCTGCTCGTGGTGCTGTGCTCGGATCACTCGACACAGCCGGTCATCAACACCGGCACGCTGTACTAG
- a CDS encoding PTS ascorbate transporter subunit IIC — protein sequence MAEKKAFLLRVDRQLLDQLQRWANDDLRSLNGQIEFLLRDALRRAGRPAKDSPDEPVPDADQTPEP from the coding sequence GTGGCCGAGAAGAAGGCGTTCCTGCTGCGGGTCGACCGCCAGTTGCTGGACCAGCTGCAACGCTGGGCCAACGACGACCTGCGCAGCCTGAACGGCCAGATCGAGTTTCTCCTGCGTGACGCGTTGCGGCGTGCGGGACGTCCGGCGAAGGACTCGCCGGACGAACCCGTGCCGGACGCGGACCAAACCCCGGAGCCGTAG
- a CDS encoding efflux RND transporter periplasmic adaptor subunit, with translation MRHALGLAAAAFVVAACSEVESAEPLRTAVIGARDIVISARAAGTVAPVTTIEVKSQASGEITEVHVEEGEMVRRGQLLARVDPRIPSNAVIQATADSVVAQAALANAESRLERAEQLFAQQALTEEEAEAARLSRATAYADLIRAQRALEDARIAFVQTEVRAPSDGVILSRSVAVGSVIASASRDVGGGAILMRMASLDIVEVRALVDERDIGRIKEGLPVEITVASFPNRPFRGEVLRVGAEAVIEQNVTTFPVIVRIPNADALLKPGMNAEVEIMIGEARDVLAVPVTALRDERDVETVAELVGLSSDSIRAQLRDFPRGAFAAFVRHNGQVRAQAVQMGLTDYDWAAVLDGLVEGDTVVILPTSGLLADQARRAEWIQRRVGGGPLGGG, from the coding sequence TTGCGCCACGCGCTCGGTCTCGCCGCGGCTGCATTCGTAGTCGCCGCGTGTTCCGAGGTTGAAAGCGCCGAACCGCTCCGCACCGCCGTTATCGGCGCGCGCGACATCGTCATCAGTGCCCGTGCCGCCGGCACGGTCGCGCCGGTGACCACCATCGAAGTCAAATCCCAGGCCTCGGGCGAGATCACCGAGGTGCACGTCGAGGAAGGCGAGATGGTCCGCCGCGGCCAGCTCCTGGCGCGCGTGGACCCACGCATTCCCAGCAATGCGGTCATCCAGGCGACGGCCGATTCCGTCGTCGCGCAGGCCGCGCTGGCCAACGCCGAATCACGGCTTGAGCGCGCCGAGCAGCTGTTCGCGCAGCAGGCGCTGACGGAAGAGGAAGCCGAAGCCGCAAGGCTCTCGCGTGCCACCGCCTACGCAGACCTCATCCGCGCGCAGCGCGCGCTTGAGGACGCCCGCATCGCCTTCGTGCAGACGGAAGTGCGTGCGCCATCCGACGGCGTCATCCTCTCCCGCAGCGTCGCCGTGGGCAGCGTCATCGCCTCGGCGAGCCGCGACGTGGGCGGCGGTGCGATCCTGATGCGGATGGCCTCGCTCGATATCGTCGAGGTGCGCGCGCTGGTCGACGAGCGCGACATCGGCCGCATCAAGGAAGGCCTCCCGGTGGAGATCACCGTGGCCTCGTTCCCGAACCGCCCCTTCCGCGGCGAAGTGCTGCGCGTGGGCGCCGAGGCTGTGATCGAGCAGAACGTCACGACGTTCCCGGTGATCGTGCGCATCCCCAACGCGGATGCGCTGCTCAAGCCCGGGATGAACGCAGAGGTGGAAATCATGATCGGCGAGGCCCGTGACGTGCTCGCGGTGCCGGTCACTGCGCTGCGCGACGAGCGCGATGTGGAAACGGTCGCCGAACTCGTGGGCCTTTCTTCGGATTCGATCCGCGCGCAGCTGCGTGACTTCCCCCGCGGTGCCTTCGCGGCCTTCGTGCGGCACAACGGGCAGGTGCGGGCGCAGGCGGTGCAGATGGGTCTCACCGACTACGATTGGGCCGCGGTGCTCGATGGCCTCGTCGAAGGCGACACGGTCGTGATCCTGCCGACCTCTGGCCTGCTGGCCGACCAGGCGCGCCGCGCCGAATGGATCCAGCGTCGCGTCGGGGGCGGACCGCTGGGCGGAGGCTGA
- a CDS encoding ABC transporter permease — translation MRFSEILSVALASLRATKGRAFLTALGIVIGVGAVITMIALGSGAQAAVEAQLAALGTDRLTISPGQSFVRGAASAERARLTIDDAEALKEASSLIAVAPILTGRQQLKIGENNGNVDVIATVPQLEQIDRYELVAGRFISEGDQAQRKQVVVLGADIPEELRLGEVVAADLVGRQVQIRGINFEVIGVLGQYASRGRDDPNESVFIPLSTGQFRIFGSDRIQRINAKLVAPERMNAGILDIEQILRREHRLRPDATNDFRIQDNSEFLTAQAEAGETLTFLLAGIAAVSLIVGGIGIMNIMLVSVTERTREIGVRKALGATRRNVLIQFLLEAMTLCLIGGVVGVAMGYGAAMFLGRLNGWPMEVSMDSILLAVGFSAAIGIFFGVWPARRAARLDPIEALRYE, via the coding sequence GTGCGCTTCTCCGAGATCCTCAGCGTCGCGCTGGCCTCGCTGCGGGCCACGAAAGGGCGCGCCTTCCTCACGGCGCTCGGTATCGTGATCGGTGTGGGAGCGGTCATCACGATGATTGCGCTCGGCTCCGGCGCACAGGCCGCCGTCGAGGCGCAGCTGGCCGCACTGGGCACGGACCGCCTGACGATCTCGCCCGGTCAGTCCTTCGTGCGCGGCGCGGCCAGCGCCGAGCGGGCGCGGCTGACCATCGACGATGCGGAGGCGCTGAAGGAGGCGTCGTCGCTAATCGCCGTGGCGCCGATCCTCACGGGCCGGCAGCAGCTGAAGATCGGCGAGAACAACGGAAACGTCGATGTCATCGCGACGGTTCCGCAGCTGGAGCAGATCGATCGCTATGAACTCGTGGCGGGCCGATTCATCAGCGAAGGCGACCAGGCGCAGCGCAAGCAGGTCGTGGTGCTGGGCGCGGACATCCCCGAGGAACTGCGGCTGGGTGAGGTCGTGGCCGCCGACCTGGTGGGGCGGCAGGTGCAGATCCGTGGCATCAACTTTGAGGTCATCGGCGTGCTCGGGCAGTATGCGAGCCGCGGGCGCGACGATCCCAACGAGTCGGTGTTCATCCCGCTCAGTACCGGGCAGTTCCGAATCTTCGGCTCGGACCGCATCCAGCGCATCAATGCGAAGCTGGTGGCGCCGGAGCGGATGAACGCGGGCATCCTGGACATCGAGCAGATCCTGCGGCGCGAGCATCGTCTGCGGCCCGATGCCACCAACGACTTCCGCATTCAGGACAACTCCGAGTTTCTCACGGCGCAGGCGGAGGCCGGCGAGACGCTGACCTTCCTGCTCGCCGGCATCGCCGCCGTGAGCCTCATCGTCGGCGGCATCGGCATCATGAACATCATGCTGGTGTCGGTCACCGAGCGCACGCGCGAGATCGGCGTGCGGAAGGCCTTGGGCGCCACGCGCCGCAACGTGCTCATCCAGTTCCTGCTGGAGGCGATGACGCTCTGCCTGATCGGCGGTGTGGTGGGCGTGGCGATGGGTTACGGCGCGGCGATGTTCCTCGGACGGCTCAACGGCTGGCCGATGGAGGTGTCGATGGACTCCATCCTGCTGGCCGTCGGTTTCAGTGCGGCCATCGGTATATTCTTCGGGGTCTGGCCAGCGCGGCGGGCGGCGCGTCTCGATCCCATCGAGGCCCTGCGTTACGAGTGA
- a CDS encoding TonB-dependent receptor → MSFRNIAVLLLGAVSVGQAQQRAPADSVRLDSIRVDSLRRAAVGTDSARRIGAMQVTATFAPTRVLDAPQPVAVLGGAELRRAQGAAVGELLEQLPGVRSLSMTTGIGKPVIRGLTHNRIVTLDNGQRTETQQWGHDHSPNVETANAEQVEVIKGPASVLYGSDALGGVVNVIAPAMPSARGESPFLRGTLTTAYNTNVMGPDATIRLEAAREGLGARLALTGRSTGDMRAPTGPLRNTENRTGNVDAALGYAAATGKLSLRYARREERIEIFDDPVTVPGYTGYQRLTTDRGTLEAERWLSPALRLQTQLGVESNFRREFAASDASDITLGLLVNTATGFVHLHHDRLGPLAGGTIGVFAMDSRFEKRGLTSLIPNSRSRGLAVYALEHLERGRLRGTIGARWDVRDLSIEDDAELGLSADAQSRSAVTGSAGVSYRLTPVASLVASVGRGFRAPAAPDLYAYGFHEGTRAFERGNPNLGVETSLNTDLGLRVEAARVTGELSVFRNAIDDYIYLRPFGTGAAFDSLEVVQGNALLQGLEARAAWRALPWLTLQGAGDIVRGNNTTAEVPLTFVPPPRAQVGARFERQRLGAAVIRPSLSLQGEYNWRQTRVDPRDVAPPGYALWNLGAGGTLLLGSRVFIVDASLRNAFDTEFRSFMSRYKEFANGPGRALILRVTTEF, encoded by the coding sequence GTGTCGTTCCGAAATATTGCCGTCCTGCTGCTTGGGGCGGTCTCCGTGGGCCAGGCGCAGCAGCGAGCGCCCGCCGATTCTGTGCGCCTCGATTCGATCCGCGTTGATTCGCTGCGTCGTGCCGCGGTCGGCACCGACTCCGCCCGCCGGATTGGTGCGATGCAGGTGACGGCCACCTTCGCCCCCACGCGTGTACTCGACGCACCGCAGCCCGTCGCGGTGCTCGGCGGCGCGGAGCTTCGTCGCGCCCAGGGCGCCGCGGTGGGCGAGTTGCTCGAGCAGCTGCCCGGCGTGCGATCCCTCTCGATGACCACCGGCATCGGCAAGCCGGTGATCCGCGGGCTCACGCACAACCGCATCGTCACGCTCGACAACGGGCAGCGCACCGAAACGCAGCAGTGGGGCCACGACCACTCGCCGAACGTGGAGACGGCGAACGCGGAGCAGGTGGAGGTGATCAAGGGCCCGGCGAGCGTGCTCTACGGCAGCGATGCCTTGGGCGGTGTGGTGAACGTGATCGCTCCGGCGATGCCGAGCGCGCGCGGGGAGTCGCCGTTCCTGCGCGGCACGCTGACCACGGCATACAACACCAACGTGATGGGCCCGGACGCGACGATTCGGCTTGAGGCCGCGCGCGAAGGCCTCGGCGCACGTCTCGCGCTCACGGGGAGAAGCACTGGCGATATGCGCGCGCCCACGGGTCCGCTGCGCAACACCGAGAATCGCACGGGCAACGTCGATGCCGCGCTGGGCTATGCAGCCGCAACGGGCAAGCTCTCGCTGCGCTACGCGCGCCGTGAGGAGCGCATCGAGATCTTCGACGATCCGGTGACTGTGCCCGGCTACACGGGCTACCAGCGACTCACGACCGACCGTGGCACGCTGGAGGCCGAGCGGTGGCTGAGTCCTGCGCTGCGCCTGCAGACGCAGCTGGGCGTGGAGAGCAACTTCCGTCGCGAGTTCGCGGCGTCCGACGCCTCGGACATCACGCTGGGCCTGCTCGTGAACACGGCAACGGGTTTCGTGCACCTGCATCACGATCGCCTTGGCCCGCTCGCTGGCGGCACGATCGGCGTGTTCGCGATGGACAGCCGTTTCGAGAAGCGTGGACTGACCTCGTTGATTCCCAACTCGCGCTCGCGCGGCCTCGCTGTCTATGCGCTTGAGCACCTGGAGCGCGGACGGCTGCGCGGCACGATCGGTGCGCGTTGGGATGTGCGCGACCTCTCGATCGAGGACGACGCGGAACTGGGCCTCAGCGCCGATGCGCAGTCCCGCTCCGCGGTGACCGGCTCGGCGGGCGTCTCCTACCGGCTGACGCCGGTGGCATCGCTTGTGGCGAGCGTTGGCCGCGGCTTCCGCGCGCCGGCCGCGCCGGATCTCTACGCCTATGGATTCCACGAGGGCACGCGTGCGTTCGAGCGCGGCAACCCCAACCTCGGTGTGGAGACGTCGCTCAACACCGACCTCGGCCTTCGCGTCGAAGCCGCTCGCGTGACGGGCGAGCTGAGCGTCTTTCGCAACGCCATCGACGACTACATCTACCTGCGCCCCTTCGGCACCGGCGCGGCCTTCGATTCGTTGGAGGTCGTGCAGGGCAATGCGCTGCTGCAGGGCCTGGAGGCGCGCGCCGCCTGGCGTGCCCTGCCCTGGCTGACGCTGCAGGGCGCCGGCGACATCGTGCGCGGAAACAACACCACTGCGGAGGTCCCGCTGACCTTCGTGCCGCCGCCGCGCGCGCAGGTTGGCGCGCGATTCGAGCGCCAGCGTCTTGGCGCGGCCGTGATTCGCCCCTCGCTCAGCCTCCAGGGCGAGTACAACTGGCGGCAGACCCGCGTGGACCCGCGTGACGTCGCGCCACCAGGCTATGCACTCTGGAACCTCGGTGCCGGCGGCACGCTGCTCCTCGGCTCGCGCGTGTTCATCGTGGACGCATCGCTGCGGAACGCATTCGACACGGAGTTCCGCAGCTTTATGAGTCGCTACAAGGAGTTCGCCAACGGACCCGGACGCGCGCTGATCCTGCGTGTCACGACGGAGTTCTAG
- a CDS encoding beta-lactamase family protein, with the protein MRRLRQARPALLLSLIAVGVGAVDVAAQSPNLARLDSIVAAELERSKTPGVQVAVALDGKVVFSKGYGVADIETQRPVSAQTLFRVGSVTKMVTGAVLTQLAADGKLDLHAPISRYVPELEGKKVGTVTSHQLMTHNAGWLDNAVPYGRMGEGALGEVMREISDTMFFTEPGRILSYSNPSYSMAGYVAEQAGGKRFGTLADELVISKMGMPHATFRPLAALTRDFSQGHVGMPQNPGAVVRPFTENTAQWAAGFLMASAQDMARFAITIMDGGMLDGRRVLSADAVRMLTTPGTRIPNDTTVGYSYGLMIGRGKTSGERFYQHGGAINGFDALLTMFPDKRLAVVVLDNRGGNPMPAISAQFAKEFGGVPFTVPSDSLPPGRKPTAAEARAMAGVYAMGRTQLELKVEGDSVILQQGIARLPVLMLSENSFFIKPPMGDRQTLWLIPGPDGRIAYLSASLRALARKE; encoded by the coding sequence ATGCGCCGCCTGCGCCAGGCGAGGCCTGCGCTACTGCTGAGCCTCATCGCCGTTGGGGTGGGCGCTGTCGATGTCGCCGCGCAGTCCCCCAATCTTGCCCGTCTCGACTCGATCGTCGCCGCCGAGCTCGAGCGCAGCAAGACGCCGGGCGTGCAGGTCGCCGTCGCGCTCGACGGCAAGGTCGTGTTCTCCAAGGGCTACGGCGTCGCCGACATCGAGACACAGCGCCCCGTGAGCGCGCAGACGCTGTTCCGCGTCGGCAGCGTGACGAAGATGGTCACGGGCGCGGTGCTCACGCAGCTCGCCGCCGACGGGAAGCTCGACCTGCACGCACCCATCAGTCGTTACGTACCTGAACTCGAGGGCAAGAAGGTCGGCACCGTCACCAGCCACCAGCTGATGACGCACAACGCCGGATGGCTGGACAACGCGGTCCCCTACGGCCGGATGGGCGAGGGCGCACTGGGCGAGGTCATGCGCGAGATCTCAGACACCATGTTCTTCACCGAACCCGGACGCATCCTGTCGTACTCGAATCCCAGCTATTCGATGGCCGGGTACGTGGCCGAGCAGGCGGGCGGCAAGCGCTTCGGCACGCTGGCGGATGAGCTCGTGATCTCGAAGATGGGAATGCCGCACGCAACGTTCCGTCCGCTCGCCGCACTCACGCGCGATTTCTCACAGGGCCACGTGGGGATGCCGCAGAACCCTGGTGCCGTGGTGCGGCCGTTCACCGAGAACACGGCGCAGTGGGCGGCCGGATTCCTGATGGCCAGCGCGCAGGACATGGCGCGCTTCGCGATCACGATCATGGACGGCGGCATGCTCGATGGCCGTCGCGTGCTCTCGGCGGATGCCGTGCGCATGTTGACCACGCCGGGCACACGCATCCCCAATGACACCACGGTCGGCTACTCGTATGGCCTGATGATCGGTCGCGGCAAGACCAGTGGTGAGCGCTTCTACCAACACGGCGGCGCCATCAACGGCTTCGATGCGCTGCTCACGATGTTCCCCGACAAGCGGCTCGCCGTGGTGGTGCTCGACAACCGCGGTGGCAATCCGATGCCGGCCATCAGCGCGCAGTTCGCCAAGGAGTTCGGTGGCGTGCCGTTCACGGTGCCCAGCGACTCGCTGCCGCCTGGCCGCAAGCCCACGGCCGCCGAGGCGCGCGCGATGGCCGGCGTGTACGCGATGGGACGCACGCAGCTGGAGCTCAAGGTCGAGGGCGACTCGGTGATCCTGCAGCAGGGCATCGCGCGCTTGCCGGTGCTGATGCTGTCCGAGAACAGCTTCTTCATCAAGCCGCCGATGGGCGACCGCCAGACGCTGTGGCTGATACCGGGCCCCGATGGCCGGATTGCCTATCTCTCGGCCTCGCTGCGCGCGCTGGCCCGGAAGGAGTAG
- a CDS encoding acyl-CoA thioesterase II translates to MSVVQDLIRLLELEQIEQDIYRGMNRDVGTGRVFGGQVFAQALVAARRTVGEGREAHSVHGYFLREGDTSAPIVYFVDRPRDGRSFTSRRVTAIQHGNAIFHLSASFHIAEPGLDHQFAIPEVPPPEECPEELEIIRGNADKIPESLRHVLTQDRPLEMRLIRPNNPFRPPEAVPVADAHRMVWFRLRERIPDAQMLHHAVLAYASDYGFLPTALQPHGVWWRDPRLFLASLDHTLWLHRPFRADEWLLYVSDTPSAFGARGFVRGQVFTRSGELVASAAQEGLTRLVEKK, encoded by the coding sequence ATGTCCGTCGTCCAAGACCTGATCCGCCTGCTCGAACTCGAGCAGATCGAGCAAGACATCTACCGCGGGATGAACCGCGACGTCGGCACGGGCCGCGTATTCGGCGGCCAGGTGTTCGCGCAGGCATTGGTCGCCGCGCGCCGCACGGTCGGCGAGGGCCGTGAGGCGCACTCGGTACACGGCTACTTCCTGCGCGAGGGCGACACCTCGGCGCCGATCGTGTACTTCGTGGACCGTCCGCGAGACGGCCGCTCCTTCACCTCGCGCCGCGTCACCGCGATCCAGCACGGCAACGCGATCTTTCACCTCTCGGCGTCGTTTCACATCGCCGAGCCCGGGTTGGACCATCAGTTCGCGATTCCCGAGGTGCCGCCGCCGGAGGAGTGCCCCGAGGAACTGGAGATTATCCGCGGCAACGCGGACAAGATTCCCGAATCGCTGCGCCACGTGCTGACGCAGGACCGTCCGCTGGAGATGCGGCTGATCCGGCCGAACAATCCGTTCCGTCCGCCGGAAGCGGTGCCAGTCGCCGATGCGCATCGGATGGTCTGGTTCCGCCTGCGCGAGCGCATTCCCGACGCGCAGATGTTGCATCACGCCGTGCTGGCCTACGCCTCCGACTACGGCTTCCTGCCCACGGCGCTGCAGCCGCACGGCGTGTGGTGGCGCGACCCGCGGCTGTTCCTCGCCTCGCTGGACCACACGCTCTGGCTGCATCGTCCCTTCCGCGCCGACGAGTGGCTGCTCTACGTGAGCGATACGCCGTCGGCGTTTGGTGCGCGCGGATTCGTGCGCGGCCAGGTGTTCACGCGCAGCGGCGAGTTGGTGGCCAGCGCCGCGCAGGAAGGCCTCACGCGACTGGTCGAGAAGAAGTGA
- a CDS encoding metal-dependent transcriptional regulator, with product MTNPESERPALTGQAEDYLKAIYEVEQRGSAAGTNDIAARLGIAPASVTGMIQRLSRLGLVSSERYKGARLTEAGRTAALQLIRRHRIIESYLVQRLGFGWDNVHDEAERLEHAASDELIDRMAAAIGNPTEDPHGAPIPAADGTVDESRAEPLLTIAEGGQATVVRMSDRDPAFLRYLDEIGIRPGASVRVVHRAPFDGPITLTVDGAERIVGTNVAARVFIR from the coding sequence ATGACCAATCCAGAATCCGAGCGCCCCGCGCTGACCGGTCAGGCCGAGGACTACCTCAAGGCCATCTATGAAGTCGAGCAGCGCGGATCGGCAGCGGGCACGAACGACATCGCCGCCCGACTCGGAATCGCGCCCGCCAGCGTCACCGGGATGATCCAGCGGCTTTCCCGTCTCGGACTCGTAAGCTCCGAGCGCTACAAGGGTGCGCGGCTGACCGAAGCCGGTCGCACCGCCGCGCTGCAGCTCATCCGGCGCCATCGCATCATCGAGAGCTATCTCGTGCAGCGGCTCGGTTTCGGCTGGGACAACGTGCACGACGAAGCCGAGCGTCTTGAGCACGCGGCGAGCGATGAACTGATTGACCGGATGGCCGCAGCAATCGGCAATCCCACGGAAGATCCGCACGGCGCGCCGATTCCCGCGGCGGACGGCACGGTTGATGAGTCGCGCGCCGAGCCGCTGCTTACGATCGCCGAAGGGGGACAAGCAACGGTTGTGCGCATGTCAGACCGCGACCCGGCGTTCCTGCGCTACCTCGACGAGATCGGGATCCGACCAGGCGCCAGTGTGCGCGTGGTGCATCGCGCGCCCTTCGACGGTCCCATCACGCTCACGGTGGACGGCGCCGAGCGCATTGTCGGGACGAATGTTGCGGCGCGCGTCTTCATTCGCTGA
- a CDS encoding CoA pyrophosphatase has product MAAGADASDASAAARAASVESRIARVAQAIVQRPGALAERDEPYHEAAVALVLREAEDDLELLLIRRAAREGDPWSGQVGLPGGRWDAGDASLEETALRETIEEVGIDVRAHGRVLGALDELRPRTPVLPPIIVRPYVTILDAAQGASTSVEVTPNHEVASWRWVRVGELFAPATRIVTTVEVRDMQLRVDAFQLGDYTVWGMTERILSTFGEIWR; this is encoded by the coding sequence ATGGCCGCGGGCGCTGACGCCTCGGACGCCTCGGCTGCGGCGCGTGCGGCGTCGGTGGAGTCGCGCATCGCCCGAGTTGCACAGGCGATTGTGCAGCGCCCCGGAGCACTCGCCGAGCGAGACGAGCCGTATCACGAGGCGGCGGTTGCCCTCGTGCTCCGCGAGGCCGAGGACGACCTCGAGCTGCTGCTGATCCGCCGCGCAGCGCGCGAGGGCGATCCCTGGAGCGGGCAAGTCGGGTTGCCAGGCGGCCGCTGGGATGCCGGTGATGCCTCGCTCGAGGAGACCGCGCTGCGCGAGACCATCGAGGAAGTCGGCATCGACGTTCGGGCGCACGGCCGCGTGCTTGGTGCGCTCGATGAACTGCGTCCGCGCACGCCCGTCTTGCCACCGATCATCGTGCGGCCGTACGTGACGATCCTCGACGCGGCGCAGGGGGCGTCGACGTCCGTCGAGGTGACGCCGAACCACGAGGTCGCGTCCTGGCGCTGGGTGCGCGTCGGCGAGCTCTTCGCGCCGGCGACGCGCATCGTGACAACGGTGGAAGTGCGCGATATGCAGCTGCGCGTCGACGCATTCCAGCTGGGCGACTACACCGTGTGGGGGATGACGGAGCGCATCCTCAGCACCTTCGGGGAGATTTGGCGATGA
- a CDS encoding phosphatase PAP2 family protein — MSEVGLREATPRSAWIALAITLVATAVAMLVDRTAYQWLNAPTIYDKDLGRLLRVMGFSGTWILLALAVGLHEGSNPARRAWAKRRAWLLFWSPTLAGALAELIKIVVRRERPGAHDGLYGFRPWDERTWSTGGLGFASSHAAVAFGGAAMLARLFPRARWVGYGLAIGCAATRVLHRAHFVSDVVFAAGLGWLSGWLLWRFFAPADASASASSSTPPNSAASASSGSISGGGVNGGALLALLGLLSLPTAALGAQSASPSRLPSCSYESCALNVVPRWNGLAVVRGADEAHVATLGFFFPGSLEAAFSGVPTAEALGSRAVRTRWAAALLTDLGAAAILVGALRASGEQGSDDTARLWLVGGAAALGVSVPLQFRADGFLSRAAWQFNAQFAR, encoded by the coding sequence ATGAGCGAGGTCGGGTTGCGGGAGGCGACGCCGCGCAGCGCGTGGATTGCGCTCGCCATCACGCTGGTGGCCACCGCCGTGGCGATGCTCGTGGACCGCACGGCATACCAGTGGCTGAACGCACCGACCATCTACGACAAGGACCTCGGCCGCCTGCTACGCGTGATGGGCTTCAGCGGCACTTGGATCCTGCTGGCGCTGGCGGTCGGGCTGCACGAAGGCAGCAATCCAGCGCGACGCGCTTGGGCCAAGCGGCGCGCGTGGTTGCTGTTCTGGTCACCGACGCTGGCGGGCGCACTGGCGGAGCTGATCAAGATTGTGGTGCGCCGTGAGCGGCCCGGTGCGCACGATGGGCTGTACGGCTTCCGACCGTGGGATGAGCGCACGTGGAGCACCGGTGGTTTGGGCTTTGCAAGCTCGCACGCGGCCGTGGCCTTCGGTGGCGCGGCGATGCTGGCGCGGCTGTTTCCCCGCGCGCGCTGGGTGGGCTATGGACTGGCGATTGGCTGCGCGGCCACGCGCGTGCTGCACCGCGCGCATTTCGTGAGCGATGTCGTGTTCGCTGCCGGACTCGGCTGGCTCAGTGGCTGGCTGCTCTGGCGGTTCTTTGCGCCGGCGGACGCGTCGGCCTCGGCGTCGTCCTCGACGCCGCCGAACTCGGCGGCGAGCGCCTCGTCCGGCTCGATCAGCGGCGGCGGGGTCAATGGCGGCGCCCTGCTCGCGCTGCTCGGCCTGCTCTCACTCCCCACGGCTGCACTCGGCGCACAGTCTGCCTCGCCTTCGCGCCTGCCGTCCTGCAGCTACGAGTCTTGCGCGCTCAACGTGGTGCCACGCTGGAACGGCCTGGCCGTGGTCCGCGGCGCGGACGAGGCGCACGTGGCGACACTCGGATTCTTCTTTCCGGGCTCACTCGAGGCGGCCTTTTCCGGCGTGCCGACCGCCGAGGCCTTGGGGAGCCGCGCCGTGCGCACGCGATGGGCGGCGGCGTTGCTCACGGATCTCGGCGCGGCGGCAATCCTCGTGGGAGCACTGCGCGCGAGCGGTGAGCAGGGCAGCGACGACACCGCGCGATTGTGGCTTGTAGGCGGTGCCGCCGCGCTCGGCGTCAGCGTGCCCCTACAGTTCCGCGCCGACGGCTTCCTGAGTCGCGCGGCCTGGCAGTTCAACGCCCAGTTCGCGCGCTAG